One genomic window of Anaplasma centrale str. Israel includes the following:
- the lpdA gene encoding dihydrolipoyl dehydrogenase: MESCDVVVVGSGPGGYIAAIRAAQLGYSVTVIEKEESLGGVCLNWGCIPTKSLLKSAEIYSTLLKADSFGVTVSGNVSVDISKVVARSREAVSKLGHGVAGLMKKHGIRVLMGFAQVLGGGKVAIAQEGEPLTLTAKHIILATGASARPVPGLDEKMLWMARDAMLPKCLPKSLLIIGSGAIGIEFASFYSHMGSKVTIVEMQDRILPLEDKTVSESMQKILQAQGIEILTGGSVCSLKKAGAAMQAQVKLGTQKVVTLECEKAIAAIGVIPNTHGLGLENTKATLDERGFIVTDDCCRTAEPDLYAIGDVAGPPCLAHKASHEAVICVEGMAASDGILKDKPHPLGVHNIPSCIYSIPQVASIGLTEEQARAQGLDIRVGISRANCSGKAIVSGAVDGFVKVIIDSTSGELLGAHMVGEEVTEMINGYVVGKNLEATDLDLLSTVFPHPTLSEMMHEAVLAALGKPLNG, from the coding sequence ATGGAAAGCTGTGACGTGGTAGTTGTGGGTAGCGGACCTGGTGGGTACATTGCCGCCATACGCGCTGCCCAACTTGGTTATAGCGTTACCGTGATTGAGAAGGAGGAAAGTCTGGGGGGGGTGTGCTTGAACTGGGGGTGCATTCCTACAAAATCACTACTAAAATCTGCGGAGATATACAGCACACTGCTTAAGGCAGACTCTTTCGGTGTGACAGTCAGCGGAAATGTAAGCGTAGACATTTCCAAGGTTGTGGCACGTTCCAGGGAGGCCGTAAGTAAGCTTGGGCACGGTGTTGCTGGGCTAATGAAGAAGCACGGCATCAGAGTGCTCATGGGCTTCGCTCAGGTGTTGGGCGGAGGAAAAGTGGCAATTGCGCAGGAAGGTGAGCCTTTGACGCTCACAGCAAAGCACATAATACTAGCTACAGGGGCAAGTGCTAGGCCAGTTCCCGGATTGGATGAGAAAATGTTGTGGATGGCTAGGGATGCTATGCTCCCTAAATGCCTACCGAAGTCTCTGCTGATTATCGGCAGCGGGGCTATAGGAATTGAGTTCGCAAGCTTCTACAGCCACATGGGTAGTAAAGTTACCATAGTGGAAATGCAAGATCGCATCCTGCCTTTGGAAGACAAGACAGTTTCAGAATCTATGCAGAAAATCCTGCAGGCACAGGGCATTGAAATCTTGACCGGGGGCTCCGTATGCTCACTCAAGAAGGCGGGAGCGGCAATGCAGGCACAAGTCAAACTCGGTACGCAAAAGGTTGTCACCTTAGAGTGCGAAAAGGCAATTGCAGCCATAGGGGTTATCCCAAACACGCATGGGTTGGGCTTGGAGAACACTAAGGCAACCCTGGACGAGCGCGGATTTATCGTGACCGACGACTGTTGTCGCACGGCCGAACCGGATTTGTATGCCATAGGGGACGTGGCCGGTCCGCCGTGCCTTGCACACAAAGCCAGCCATGAAGCGGTCATATGCGTTGAGGGAATGGCCGCGTCTGATGGTATCTTGAAAGACAAGCCTCATCCACTCGGGGTACATAACATACCCAGCTGTATATATTCAATTCCGCAGGTTGCCAGTATAGGGCTCACGGAAGAGCAAGCCAGGGCCCAAGGGCTTGACATCAGAGTGGGAATCTCACGCGCAAATTGCAGCGGGAAGGCTATAGTCTCTGGGGCAGTCGATGGTTTTGTGAAGGTCATTATAGACTCTACGTCGGGGGAGTTGCTTGGCGCACATATGGTGGGAGAAGAAGTCACTGAGATGATCAACGGGTACGTGGTGGGCAAAAACCTAGAGGCTACCGACCTAGACCTACTGTCAACAGTGTTCCCACATCCTACGTTGTCGGAGATGATGCACGAAGCCGTGCTGGCCGCGCTTGGTAAACCACTCAACGGCTGA
- a CDS encoding sigma-54-dependent transcriptional regulator, protein MSRAKRFYTPEVLIVDDEADLRAMVQDILSDDNYVTNVSHDGLTAIKLAYEREPDVVLLDIWLKGSDIDGLSVLEKLRCRYPHLPVIVISGHGNIATAVKSLHIGAYDYIEKPFTENRLKLVVKRAVESGRLKRENRELRSLFEDYEIVGSSPQIKNLRSTISKAASTCSRILITGAPGTGKEVVARFVHRKFRGYNSSFVSFCPSILPESSYLENIFGSESGSEALPNVVPHSVGIIEQANHGTLFIDEVTNLRYDAQMRLMRLFQEGRIYREHGKSPVTVDTRVIASSSRAIEEEVKLGRFCEDLYYRLGVFPIRVPSLSEYCVDLPEVCEYLMRSICRKMGLLPRPISEDAIVAMQSYSWPGNLRQLRNVLEWILIMQSSKDIITVNDLPAEIASGSPINNAFTNIVSAPLREAREEFERHYLRTQLSRFGGSVSKTAEFIKMERSALHRKLKALGLCGS, encoded by the coding sequence ATGTCTAGGGCTAAGAGGTTTTATACGCCAGAAGTACTGATTGTAGATGATGAAGCGGATCTCAGGGCTATGGTCCAGGATATTTTAAGTGACGATAACTACGTCACCAATGTATCACATGATGGACTAACAGCTATCAAGCTTGCTTATGAGCGGGAGCCGGATGTGGTGCTGTTAGATATATGGCTGAAGGGGTCCGATATTGACGGGCTCAGTGTTCTAGAAAAGCTAAGATGTAGGTACCCCCACCTACCCGTCATAGTGATTAGCGGCCATGGAAACATAGCCACTGCCGTGAAGTCCTTGCACATAGGTGCTTACGACTATATAGAAAAGCCGTTTACTGAGAATAGACTGAAATTAGTGGTGAAGCGTGCTGTTGAGTCTGGTAGGTTGAAAAGGGAGAACCGCGAGCTCAGATCTCTTTTTGAGGACTACGAGATTGTGGGGAGTTCACCGCAGATCAAAAACCTCAGGAGTACGATCAGCAAAGCCGCGTCCACCTGCAGTCGGATACTGATCACTGGCGCGCCTGGTACTGGAAAGGAGGTAGTTGCCAGGTTCGTGCACCGGAAGTTTAGGGGGTACAATAGTTCGTTTGTATCTTTTTGCCCTTCCATTTTGCCCGAAAGTAGCTACTTGGAAAACATCTTTGGCAGTGAAAGTGGTAGCGAGGCGTTGCCCAATGTTGTACCCCACAGTGTTGGCATCATAGAACAGGCGAACCATGGTACTTTGTTCATAGATGAGGTCACAAACCTGCGGTATGATGCCCAGATGCGGTTGATGCGACTGTTTCAAGAAGGTAGAATATACAGGGAGCACGGGAAAAGCCCGGTTACTGTGGACACCCGTGTCATTGCATCCTCTTCTCGCGCGATTGAAGAGGAGGTGAAGCTAGGAAGGTTTTGCGAGGACCTTTACTACCGACTAGGTGTTTTTCCTATCAGGGTTCCTTCTCTTTCAGAGTACTGTGTGGATCTTCCGGAAGTGTGCGAGTACTTGATGCGTAGCATATGCAGGAAAATGGGATTGTTGCCCCGGCCCATTAGTGAAGATGCCATAGTGGCTATGCAATCATACAGTTGGCCAGGAAACCTGCGTCAGCTGCGCAATGTTCTGGAATGGATTTTGATTATGCAATCCTCCAAGGACATCATAACAGTAAACGATCTTCCCGCGGAAATTGCCAGTGGCTCACCAATAAATAACGCGTTTACCAACATAGTTTCTGCGCCTCTAAGGGAGGCGAGAGAAGAGTTTGAAAGACACTATCTCAGGACGCAGCTATCAAGGTTTGGTGGCAGCGTGTCCAAAACCGCCGAGTTTATTAAGATGGAAAGGTCTGCATTGCATAGGAAGCTGAAAGCCTTAGGCCTCTGTGGCAGCTAA
- a CDS encoding cell division protein FtsQ/DivIB: MVKRVFVVGAVVFVAGWGVPDFRSVKLWVDGLYATVSSALVDTGFSTKEVVIRGNSTVPTSEILSMVNRDSPIVLLSLSALRNRIKSHSPWVKEVAVHRELANGILRITIEEYAAFANWRHHGVNSIIDNTGHVIMNSDERLDDLVSIYGDEALEGLHFVREVLSNGGMLSTMVSSFSWLGNRRWDVGFSSGLQVRLPENNPQAAWNYLAQLYKSSGELLMWKVVDMRIPDKIFIKK, encoded by the coding sequence ATGGTCAAGCGTGTTTTTGTGGTGGGTGCAGTGGTTTTTGTTGCTGGTTGGGGAGTGCCGGACTTTAGGAGTGTAAAGTTGTGGGTGGATGGTCTCTATGCAACAGTTTCCAGCGCTCTCGTTGATACGGGGTTTTCTACGAAGGAAGTTGTAATTAGGGGAAACAGCACTGTTCCCACATCAGAGATCTTAAGTATGGTCAACAGAGACAGCCCGATAGTTTTGCTATCGCTGAGCGCGTTAAGGAATCGCATAAAATCTCACAGTCCCTGGGTAAAGGAAGTTGCTGTGCATAGAGAATTGGCCAATGGTATATTGCGCATAACAATTGAGGAGTATGCAGCATTTGCCAATTGGCGTCACCATGGGGTGAACTCAATAATTGATAACACCGGGCACGTAATTATGAACTCAGACGAACGTCTTGACGACTTGGTGTCAATTTATGGAGATGAGGCTCTAGAAGGTTTGCATTTCGTGCGTGAAGTGCTCAGCAACGGGGGAATGCTGAGCACCATGGTATCATCTTTCTCATGGCTAGGAAACAGGCGTTGGGATGTTGGCTTTTCCAGCGGATTGCAGGTTAGGCTACCCGAAAATAATCCACAAGCGGCGTGGAATTACCTGGCTCAGCTGTACAAGTCTTCTGGCGAACTGCTGATGTGGAAGGTTGTTGACATGCGAATTCCAGACAAAATTTTCATAAAGAAGTAG
- a CDS encoding D-alanine--D-alanine ligase, with amino-acid sequence MPVGLACNADDVLSIAVLCGGSSPEREVSLAGGKRIADALGRLGHRAAVVDLNRESAHQLLAMAPDLVYNALHGGQGEDGCASGLLDILGLAYTHSRVAASSVGMDKVLTKHVLKSLGIDFPEFSVLTKEEVLSAKEVMPYPFVIKPICGGSTIGVHAIFSRSEYLDLSVHADALEGRMLVEEYIPGQEVHTAVFLGRAIGTMEFLFEGRVYGYDAKYVEGLCRHVFPANLSDDVYSLTMEWAVKLYQCLGCRTVSRVDFRYDKANKALKLLEINTHPGMTACSALPEILWLRCGLDFDQVVDFIVKDALCGDDSCREHVDALMKRRPAYVQECHG; translated from the coding sequence ATGCCGGTTGGTCTCGCGTGTAATGCGGACGATGTGCTGTCGATTGCGGTGCTGTGTGGTGGCTCATCTCCGGAGCGTGAAGTATCCCTAGCGGGTGGGAAGAGGATTGCGGATGCTTTGGGTAGGCTGGGGCACCGTGCGGCTGTTGTGGATCTGAATAGGGAGTCCGCACATCAGCTGCTGGCTATGGCTCCGGACCTTGTCTACAATGCATTGCACGGCGGGCAGGGTGAGGACGGCTGCGCTTCTGGGTTGTTAGATATACTTGGGTTGGCCTACACTCACTCTCGAGTTGCAGCGTCTTCAGTTGGTATGGACAAAGTGCTTACTAAGCATGTGCTTAAGTCTCTGGGTATAGACTTCCCGGAGTTTAGCGTGCTCACTAAGGAGGAAGTGCTATCTGCCAAAGAAGTGATGCCCTATCCATTTGTGATAAAGCCCATATGTGGCGGTTCAACGATTGGGGTGCATGCAATTTTCTCCAGATCCGAATATCTCGATCTTTCCGTTCATGCCGATGCGCTAGAAGGCAGAATGCTTGTGGAGGAGTACATACCTGGGCAAGAGGTACACACCGCCGTATTTCTGGGTCGGGCAATTGGCACCATGGAATTCTTGTTTGAGGGTAGAGTGTATGGCTATGACGCAAAGTATGTGGAAGGGCTATGTAGGCACGTATTCCCGGCCAATCTTTCCGATGACGTATATAGCTTGACCATGGAATGGGCAGTGAAGCTGTACCAATGTTTGGGGTGCAGAACTGTGTCTAGAGTGGATTTTAGGTATGATAAGGCAAACAAAGCGCTCAAGCTGCTGGAGATCAATACTCACCCTGGCATGACTGCGTGTTCGGCGCTGCCGGAAATTTTGTGGTTGAGATGCGGATTGGATTTTGACCAAGTTGTGGATTTTATAGTAAAAGACGCGCTGTGTGGTGATGATAGCTGCAGGGAGCACGTTGATGCACTGATGAAGCGTAGGCCGGCTTATGTGCAGGAGTGCCATGGGTAA
- the gshB gene encoding glutathione synthase produces MLKVAFQMDEDVVVGRDVSVKLVEEAQRRGHEVFFYRPTSLAFVCGELVAEAFSVRVGADSLHFHDKTRLPLGKLDMLFVRQNPPFDMRYVTTTYLLERLDILMINNPKAIRDHPEKLLPLSFPKFIPPTLITESVSEISAFYAEYGDIVLKPLYDYGGNGVCRICGRADVGAISSAMVERYEAPLVAQQFIDDISSDKRVVLLGGRPIGAVRRKVTAMGEIRTNLRVGATPEATELSDREREICHDVGMLLSSVDILFAGIDILGGHLIEVNVTSPCGILEINQVYGKTLERDCWDYFEYALLHRSP; encoded by the coding sequence GTGCTCAAAGTTGCCTTCCAGATGGATGAAGACGTCGTAGTTGGGCGTGATGTTTCAGTAAAACTTGTAGAAGAGGCCCAACGTCGTGGGCACGAGGTGTTTTTTTACCGGCCAACCAGCCTCGCATTTGTGTGTGGGGAGTTGGTTGCTGAGGCGTTTTCTGTCCGCGTGGGTGCGGATTCGTTACATTTTCATGACAAAACTAGGCTTCCGCTGGGGAAGCTGGACATGCTGTTTGTGCGGCAAAACCCCCCTTTCGATATGCGATACGTGACCACAACTTACTTGCTTGAGCGGCTGGATATCCTCATGATAAACAATCCTAAAGCGATTAGAGACCACCCGGAGAAGCTACTGCCGCTGTCATTTCCTAAGTTTATTCCCCCAACCTTAATCACCGAAAGTGTGAGTGAGATAAGTGCTTTCTACGCAGAGTATGGAGATATAGTGCTCAAGCCACTGTATGATTATGGAGGCAATGGTGTATGCAGAATCTGCGGCAGGGCTGATGTTGGCGCAATATCGTCGGCGATGGTTGAGCGTTACGAAGCACCCTTGGTTGCGCAGCAGTTTATTGATGACATAAGCAGTGACAAGCGGGTAGTGTTGTTGGGCGGCAGACCCATCGGGGCGGTACGGCGAAAAGTTACCGCTATGGGTGAGATCAGAACCAACCTCAGAGTGGGAGCGACGCCTGAGGCAACCGAGCTTTCGGATAGAGAGCGTGAAATATGCCACGATGTGGGAATGCTGCTGTCCAGCGTTGATATATTGTTTGCTGGAATTGATATTTTAGGAGGCCACCTTATAGAAGTGAACGTTACCTCACCTTGCGGTATTCTGGAGATTAACCAAGTGTACGGAAAGACCCTAGAGAGGGACTGCTGGGACTACTTTGAATATGCATTGTTACATAGATCACCATAA
- a CDS encoding BON domain-containing protein, whose amino-acid sequence MRCRALLLAVLLISTQTGCSLMVAGLAVVTGAVVALQERSVGDVIDDAAILIKINKELFQHGIFSSITVRVSEGRVLLTGTVDSPDKRLKAERVAWQQSEVKEVVNEIAVDKDEVTLKEVAIDSAISAQIKARMVAHAGIKSVNYSINTVGGVVYLMGIAQSQKELNSVIGISKRVKGVKQVISYVRLKHSKLRR is encoded by the coding sequence ATGAGGTGCAGGGCCTTGCTACTGGCGGTGCTTTTGATAAGTACCCAGACTGGCTGTAGTCTCATGGTTGCCGGCCTTGCTGTGGTGACTGGGGCTGTGGTGGCGCTACAGGAGCGTTCTGTCGGCGATGTTATCGATGATGCCGCAATCTTAATCAAGATTAATAAGGAGCTGTTTCAGCATGGCATATTTTCCTCTATTACCGTCCGTGTCAGCGAAGGGAGGGTGCTGTTGACGGGCACTGTTGATTCTCCCGATAAGAGGCTAAAAGCCGAAAGGGTGGCGTGGCAGCAGAGTGAGGTTAAAGAGGTTGTCAACGAAATTGCAGTAGACAAAGACGAAGTAACCTTGAAAGAGGTTGCTATAGATAGCGCCATCAGTGCGCAGATAAAAGCTCGTATGGTGGCCCATGCGGGGATCAAGTCTGTAAACTACAGCATCAACACTGTTGGAGGGGTTGTGTACCTGATGGGTATAGCCCAGAGCCAGAAAGAGCTGAACTCCGTAATCGGGATTAGTAAAAGGGTTAAAGGCGTAAAGCAGGTAATAAGCTACGTAAGGCTGAAACACAGCAAGTTGCGTCGCTAA